From the Telopea speciosissima isolate NSW1024214 ecotype Mountain lineage chromosome 9, Tspe_v1, whole genome shotgun sequence genome, the window AACTGataatatttgttgggattccgagatgaccccgcttgcatcggtcggggtcggcggatgtaccccccatcctgtatttgcatcaagatctccttgCGCGAGGCATTCAGtggagtgtagtcggggctccgagctcgatccgacctgtcagctcggcgatccgtcctgggccttttgtcttccctacggtcgtccgttgtcggccttttcttatcgattcggccttcgtttcccttctgggcttggaggacctcggccatatttgtgaactcgttgcacctctccaagagctcggccaggtttcttgtcggcttccaggccaagtccttgataaggtccatgtcggccaatccgttgctcatagccgtatgggccgtggcctcatccaaatccttgatgtctaaggattccttgttgaagcgggagacgaatgctcggatcgactcgtcgggcctttgcttcacgctgaggaggttaaccgttgtcttcttgtgtttcatactactctggaagcacgtgacaaaggctcggcagagttgagcgaagctttttatggagttcggaggcaaccaggagaaccatgaggtcgccgcgcccttgagggatgcagggaaggctcggcaagaaacgatctcggttcccccgtacatggtcatcatcgcattaaagtagttgatgtgatctatcgggtcggtcgtcccgtcatatcgttcgaacgggggaggtttgaacccgtttGGTAGCGACgaggtcatgatctcgggaggatatgggtgacgcccgaccaacgagtaggcgtccggggtcgcttgtttcttcaacccctccacttgctccgccaagtctcctagccgcctctccagctcggtttcaggtgctcggccaaccaACTCCTCGGCCCGTGGTTGGTAAggtcggtcgtcccgttgtggtcggccattctggtcagctcgatcctcaccatccttccttgttcttttttcctccTGAAAGTTGGACCCGCGGGGGCTcctctgttgttcttctcggggattcgagctttgacgccggggggtatgacgagatccttctccttgtctcagCGCGTGCCTTTTAACCggctctttcctttgttctcggactctcctcggctgttcgtcctctccgagccgtgcagaaaataccgacctccttgctaccGAGCCGGCTGGTTTGATTTCCTGTcctgttcgcgggctttggtGATGCTCTTGTTCATCccgccgagcgcctctactagggcgcagaggtggagtcttctgacgagacgggtgtgaggacgcggctcgactcggctcggccctacaccggccaccattttgctgtaagTTTCTCTCTGCGCGCACCGGGGCTTGAGGGGGCGCGgccagtggttggcccatcagcccgcctcgggccatctggttcatgaaggtgcgcagcatctcgttggtgtggagcatctgcagctgcatgtccataacctgtcgattatttgccggggcttcggggtccaaactctccggcaagggtggcggtgctggTAGGCCCATTTCGTCCAGGCatggctcggcctgtacccggctagccgcggccgtggttagcacacctcccccattcccactttctggtgggggaatggtgcccgtgatgggctgcgcaccccctgcccgagggggtcttctgtttatcccctgccgagaggcttcggggggcggtgatcgcctcgttTGCCCTACGGGTTACGGCTCCTCCGTGCGGGatgtcgagccatgctgccctgacctcgtGTACACCATTTTTATTGCTCTTGGAATTGGTAGAAACAacgatgcttgctgatgtcgttcccacagacggcggcaaatctgttgcgtgtgaaaacctccggtgcttggttcgcccgcggatgagcctgcaaaaaccaagcaatgagcacaagagggccggtgtggctccggcctaggactctccgatgctcaagtcaggtctccaatgcaacagcgtaactgcgtagtaaaaggcaagatgaggaatggtgctccatacctgggtatttatagagtgaggaggagatgagacggttgggagagtcctagtatggtaggagtccttctttcggaaggttctctcacgtagagcggagtggagagttattttcggggtcggactcttattaaggtaagagttcatgtagagtgcgattccgtgttgcgctgggatcgtggctcgatccctatcccgtgattctcgggatgtgctgacgtggcccggagatccccggtggggtgctatgggagcctcaGTGGAGGAGGGGTCGGCCTCGGAGGTCTGCAGGAGgggtcggcagaggaggtcggcaatggaggtcggcccgagaggttggtctcggccgcaagctcggctaggagtctggctgacctgtatgagctcggcctcagccaccggccagctcgctcgAATCTGGCTCTGTCAGATGACTTATcgaagatggggtcggcccattctcctgctcggctcaactcggttctcggactgaggtcggatcagccacgtggcagcctctgataggtagggtgttttatgcctcatcaaaaGCATAAGATATTTTAGCCATTTGTATCAAGCTCAAACTCCCTTCTTGTATGCGTGCTCCTCCTGAAGCACACTCTATATAATAAGAGGTAGAGATCTATTAGTAGCACACTCGATCAAACAGGTGATTTTCTCGCCTACTATGGACCCCATACTACCCCCACTAACTGAAAATCCATAACCCCAATGGCTATGGGAATACCATTTAGTTGACTTATGCTTGGTTGAACAGTCTCAGGTAACCCCGTCTTTCGTTGATAAGAATTGATACGCTCTTTATAAGGTTCCTCTTCTAAATGAAATTTAATGAGGTCCATAGAGACCATGTATTCATCCATAGGATCCCAAGTACCCGGATCAATCGAAAGCTCTATTCTATCTGAACTACTCATTTTCAAATGATATCCACATTGTTCACACTTAAATTGTCCAGAATGGTAAAAAAGATACTTGTAGCTACCCACATTTAGTTGAGCAAAAGCTTAGTATGAGTCAAGTTGAATTCAGTTATATTGGTATGCATCAACCTAGTAATCCATCTTACCGAGATGCATCTTGTTATATATTATTAAAAGCGTATTAGGCAAAAAGCATGGTGGCTACGCTGCACATAAGGTTTGTGCTTGACATCTATCCCACAACTACCATTTTGagaatgaagaggaagaagtaaAAGGGATATGTGTCACTAGTTGTACATGTAGAAGAGCCAGACTCTCAAACATATAGATTCAGATACACTAATGACTATATTCTTCACCACTCTAGAATATCATGACATGGTTCACCATACCATACAAACCACATAGTTAGATTGCTTGGACGGTTGCACTGTTGATCCATAGTTCGTAAGCTAAATcgattctatttttgttttggttgagaGCTTTTAACAAAGATTCAGTCATATGCAAGGGGAAAGATAGAAATGACTAATATATTATTAAGAGTTGGTTAAGCTCAACTCAATTTAATAACAGTTCAACACAAATAAAGCACAAGAATGGGTCTCAACCACTTGTGATACTGTTTTGACTAAACCATAATCTTTCCCACTAAATATTTCCTTAATTCTGCATGAAGCGTCGCCCCAGTCTCTACCAGGAAGCCTCTTACGAAATTCCGCTATATTTGTAAATATTGCCATTCTGTCAGGGCTTAGGTTGAAGAAGGAAAGATATATCTCTCCTACAAAATCAAGACATTAACCATAAGATAGGAAATCATAAGTCCATCTAGTTTCAATATGAAAAATTGATGCAGTAACAATCTTTTTGATGTGTTTAGTGGTTGGATGAATGTAATAGGGTGTGTGGAAGTATGGAGGAGTACAATCTTCTTTCACCACTACAGCAGCCTTTCCAATTAAGTGTTTGGTTGTTGAAAGAATTTGTACCCTGGGTTTAGCATTTTCTGCTGTTCTCCTTTCCCCCACCCCAGCATAGGCTTTTTGAGATTCTTATTAACAAATCTCAAGAAGTGAGTAAGTCCTCTTGAGAATATTTCCACACTAGAAAAATCTACAACCATAGATGCCTTATATACCAATTGGGCCTCTCTGCCTAATAActtaagctttgggttggataATACATTGTATCAGAGCCACCACTGCTGTTATGTTTATGATAAATTTTTGTATAGTCACACTAGCCATTTGTACTATCACCCAAAAGAAGGACAACATGTGAAAGGGGAGTTGGAAATAATCCCACATTGAAAAACTCTAGGACCTTAAATACTTTCATATACCAATTGTGACTCTCCACCCAAAAGACAACCTATGAGGGGAAGTGTTGGGAAATCCTATATTAAGAAACTCTAGGAGTTGAGATGTTTTCATATACCCATTATTTTAACTTCCTTAGAAAAACCAAACACCAATTGAAACACCTATctgattttctttctcttccattaTCTCTAAATTTCCTGAGAAAATAAacagaaattttttaaaataatcaaaCCTTTTCTTCCTACTGCAATCCAAGATCGAGCAATGTTGGTTGCAACATAATCTGCAAAGaaaatcaattatttattttgagAATATTAGCCACACACTTGTTATTATACATGCAGGGGATAAAAATAAACACCTGAAAGTATAGCATCTTTAGCTGTATCCAATACTGTTTCATTCTTCGGACTTGTAGATTGAATGGTGAGAAACCCTTTGTCACTTTGAACTTTTGTGCCAAAGATGAAAGGAAACTGAAATTACAACATATAATTATTCCATTGTGCCATTTCCTACTAATTTTTTAAAGGACTCATATGATCAAAAGGTGGATAGTGTACCTCCATGTTGTTTTTGCTAAAAGAATTTATTTCCAATAATACAGGGTTTGTGATGAGATTGTATGTGCTCATGTCAATTTGCCTTACATCACCCCCAAACATGAGAGGAGATTTGGCCATAGACCATAGAGTCACCTGTACCGAAGAAAAATTAGTCACCTCTCCCTAAGAAAAATTGAACTCTGCAACATCCATGACTTGAAAGGATGTCAAGAATAAAGTCAATACAGATTTCTCCCGCATACCTGAGTTCTTTGCTCATCTGGACTGAGATTAGATAGTCTATGTGGACCTTCTTTGACACCTAATATAAAAGAAATATCcaaatttattgaattttagctGAATACTAAGTAAGTTCTTTTGGTGGCAAAAatatcagaaaatgagaaagaaaagggaagaggtaGAAAAGAGATAGTTCCACAATTTAATTTGAAGAGAATATAACCAGGCATAATGTAATAATTTTGTTCTATGGTCATGGATCATTATTCTCTAGTCTTGTACATAGATATGCGCATATAGCAAAGCAGACCTTGGCCAGAACTTTGTTTCtgaaaacaaaagagtgagaaaAGAGTTTTCCTTATGATTCAATTTCATTGTGTCCTTTGTTTTCACTTTATGGTTATATGTTCTTCTCAGTTTGTTCACAGGGAAAGAAGGTTCATCTGATTCAGCAGGGCCGTATACAAtaaaaacttgttgaaatgtaattttttatcCTATCCATTGGATGGTGTACAAATCCAATTATTATGAAGTGTTCAGGGTTACTACATGAACTAGTAGGTTTTTGAGAAACAATATAAATATAAGTCATATCAGACTAGTCTCAAAAAGTTTGTTTTTACAGAATTGAGAAAGTAAGGGAGATGGCGGAGATAAAAAGAGTTCAGTGCTACAGTTTTGGCCTGAAACATGAGCTGTTTGGGTGTCCAACCTCTGATCTTCTCATAGTGAAAAGAAAATTGATTCCACTTCTCTTTTTGTTTGGCTTTCGCTAATTGTGAGTGCTTTATCTCAGAAGTTATAAGTCAAAGTTTTCTACACAAGTCACTCACCTGGATCAGTAACCCACCCAAGTGGTAGCATATCTAAGTCAGGCCATGACTTCCCCTGTAAACCCCTGGGTCCTAGCAAGGCAGCATTAGCAAAGTCCCTGTTACAGAAATTCATATGTGCATTATAAACCACACATTGCACACAACTAACATGGACCAAAAACTCTACTAGTGATCAATAAGTTATCTTTGAAGAACACAATTTACCTTGCCACATCAAAATGGGCTTCTACGTCTTCCCATTTATCCCAATCATCTCCTGTTATCCTATAAATGTTCACAAAACTATTTACATTCTTGGCCATGGCAGGCGTTGCATGGGTTCCTGGAGAGATGGAATACACGATGGGGCGGTCAAGCTCCCTCAATATCTGTAATTCATATGTAGACTCAAATCAATCTCCTTAAAATGAGAATAATCTAAATTGGTAGATAACTAACAACTGCGATCGAATAAGATTGTTACAATTACCTCTGACACAGTTCTTATctcatctacatccaagtcatcaCCAAAAATGCAATCATGCTTTACTGTAAAGATATAAAAAAACAATCAATATTAGTCACCCATCAgttgtaaataatttttatctACTCAATAAGTGCAGAAATTTTTGGTTATAAAGCAGGGGACATGTAATGTTATGGcccttcaaaaaattttaatggaCACTGATCAAGACTATGAACacaaagaaaaatcaaagaaatatcAATTGGTCGCATCAAATTACCGAAATCCACGCCCCATTCGGCATATTGGTGATACAGTGACCTCAAAAAGGCTTTTCCAGCTCCTGAATTTGTATCTACAAGCATGAAACAGTGTG encodes:
- the LOC122639043 gene encoding probable alpha-galactosidase B, which translates into the protein MATLDWTSPSSSVASTSTGSSSYDVFLNFRGKDTRNNFTGFLNLVLKDRGINVFIDSENLWTGEAIGTSLLRAIEGSKISIPVFSKEYAHSKWCLMELNQIVHCYRSKGQMILPIFFFVDPSHVRNQTGSFEESFLEHEKNFESPIIGSWREALKVVGNLKGVVLDETKKPSEALPALRDAYTPPRGWNSYDSFSWIISEEEFLANAKVIANSLLAHGYKYVVVDFLWYRRNVNGSSVSSPGYDVIDEWGRVIPDPDRWPSSKGGKGFSEVAKQVHAMGLKFGIHVMRGISTQAVNANTPILDITKGGPYEESGKQFKAHDIVRGDGACSWMSHCFMLVDTNSGAGKAFLRSLYHQYAEWGVDFVKHDCIFGDDLDVDEIRTVSEILRELDRPIVYSISPGTHATPAMAKNVNSFVNIYRITGDDWDKWEDVEAHFDVARDFANAALLGPRGLQGKSWPDLDMLPLGWVTDPGVKEGPHRLSNLSPDEQRTQVTLWSMAKSPLMFGGDVRQIDMSTYNLITNPVLLEINSFSKNNMEFPFIFGTKVQSDKGFLTIQSTSPKNETVLDTAKDAILSDYVATNIARSWIAVGRKGEIYLSFFNLSPDRMAIFTNIAEFRKRLPGRDWGDASCRIKEIFSGKDYGLVKTVSQVVETHSCALFVLNCY